A DNA window from Drosophila sechellia strain sech25 chromosome X, ASM438219v1, whole genome shotgun sequence contains the following coding sequences:
- the LOC6615182 gene encoding cystathionine beta-synthase-like protein: MSQPKPYERPADFIDPGKPSKCKWHLGTAEKSPHIHRGIAHRQQITPNILEVIGCTPLVKLNNIPASEGIECEMYAKCEFLNPGGSVKDRIGYRMVQDAEEQGLLKPGYTIIEPTSGNTGIGLAMACAVKGYKCIIVMPEKMSNEKVSALRTLGAKIIRTPTEAAYDSPEGLIYVAQQLQRETPNSIVLDQYRNAGNPLAHYDGTAAEILWQLDNKVDMIVVSAGTAGTISGIGRKIKEQAPSCQIVGVDPYGSILARPAELNKTDVQFYEVEGIGYDFPPTVFDDTVVDVWTKIGDSDCFPMSRRLNAEEGLLCGGSSGGAMHAALQHARKLKKGQRCVVILPDGIRNYMTKFVSDNWMEARNFKEPVNEHGHWWWSLDIAELELPATPAILKSDATIGEAIALMKKHRVDQLPVVDQNDGSVLGVVGQETLITQIVSMNRQQSDPAIKALNKRVIRLNESEIVGKLARVLEVDPSVLILVKNPAGKVELKALATKLDVTTFIAAGKQKPKANGTTNGGSH; encoded by the exons ATGTCACAACCGAAGCCATACGAGAGGCCCGCGGACTTCATCGATCCCGGCAAGCCGTCCAAGTGCAAATGGCATCTGGGAACAGCCGAGAAGTCGCCCCACATCCATCGGGGCATCGCCCACCGCCAGCAGATTACGCCCAACATCCTCGAGGTGATCGGATGCACTCCACTGGTCAAGTTGAACAACATTCCCGCCAGCGAGGGCATCGAATGCGAGATGT ATGCCAAGTGCGAGTTCCTTAATCCGGGAGGATCCGTGAAGGACCGCATTGGGTACCGCATGGTGCAGGACGCCGAGGAGCAGGGCCTGCTCAAGCCAGGCTACACCATCATCGAACCAACGTCTGGAAACACGGGCATTGGACTGGCAATGGCCTGTGCCGTTAAGGGATACAAGTGCATTATCGTGATGCCGGAGAAGATGTCCAACGAGAAGGTGTCCGCGCTGCGAACCCTCGGCGCCAAGATCATACGTACTCCCACGGAGGCAGCCTACGATTCGCCGGAGGGACTGATCTACGTtgcgcagcagctgcagcgggAAACGCCCAACTCGATTGTCCTGGATCAGTATCGCAACGCTGGCAATCCGCTGGCTCACTACGATGGCACTGCCGCCGAGATCCTGTGGCAGCTGGACAACAAGGTTGATATGATAGTGGTATCCGCGGGAACGGCGGGAACTATTAGTGGTATTGGGCGTAAGATCAAGGAGCAGGCTCCCAGTTGCCAGATAGTCGGCGTGGATCCCTATGGCTCGATCCTGGCCCGCCCTGCTGAGCTCAACAAGACCGATGTGCAATTCTACGAGGTGGAGGGCATTGGCTATGACTTCCCGCCCACCGTGTTCGATGACACCGTCGTGGATGTGTGGACGAAAATCGGCGACTCGGACTGTTTCCCCATGAGCAGACGCCTGAACGCGGAGGAGGGTCTGCTGTGCGGCGGCTCCAGTGGCGGAGCGATGCACGCTGCCCTCCAGCATGCCCGCAAATTGAAGAAGGGCCAGCGGTGCGTGGTCATTCTGCCCGATGGCATACGCAACTACATGACCAAGTTCGTGTCGGACAACTGGATGGAGGCGCGCAACTTCAAGGAGCCGGTAAACGAGCACGGTCACTGGTGGTGGAGCCTGGACATCGCCGAGTTGGAGCTACCCGCTACCCCGGCCATTCTCAAGTCGGATGCAACGATTGGTGAGGCTATTGCCCTGATGAAGAAACACCGCGTGGACCAGCTGCCCGTCGTGGATCAGAATGATGG TTCTGTCTTGGGCGTCGTGGGTCAGGAGACGCTGATCACCCAGATCGTGAGCATGAACCGCCAGCAGTCCGATCCCGCAATCAAGGCGCTCAACAAGCGAGTAATCCGACTGAACGAATCCGAGATTGTGGGCAAGTTGGCCCGCGTCCTCGAAGTGGACCCCAGCGTGCTCATCCTGGTCAAGAACCCGGCCGGCAAGGTAGAGCTCAAAGCTCTGGCCACCAAGCTGGACGTGACCACTTTCATTGCCGCCGGCAAGCAGAAGCCCAAGGCCAATGGCACCACCAACGGCGGCAGCCACTAA
- the LOC6615183 gene encoding dolichyl-diphosphooligosaccharide--protein glycosyltransferase subunit STT3A, whose product MTLDVSGVARGLLTWDKQEHLIKLAILILAAVLSFATRLFSVLRFESVIHEFDPYFNYRTTRFLAEQGFYKFHNWFDDRAWYPLGRIIGGTIYPGLMLTSAALYRLMWLLNVTIDIRNVCVFLAPFFSSLTTLVTYALTKEIHSTGAGLVAAALISIVPGYISRSVAGSYDNEGIAIFCMLFTYYLWIKAVKTGTIFWSAMSALAYFYMVSSWGGYVFLINLIPLHVLALMITGRFSHRIYIAYSTLYCVGTILSMQISFVGFQPIQSSEHMLALGTFGLCQIHAFVDYLRSRIPKDHFDLLFKTLVSSVLTVVFVVGTLLTLTGKVSPWTGRFYSLLDPSYAKNHIPIIASVSEHQPTSWSSFYFDLQILVFLFPAGLYFCFSKLTDSNIFIILYGVTSIYFAGVMVRLMLVLAPVMCVLSGIAISHLLAKYIKSVDAGSSSKQGVESKRQHKKLEQQTGGVKSEVAIGFVGVITLMLIVYTLHCTWVTSEAYSSPSIVLSARSHDGGRIIFDDFREAYYWLQMNTPEDARIMSWWDYGYQITAMANRTILVDNNTWNNTHISRVGQAMASSEEKAYEIMRELDVDYVLVIFGGLTGYSSDDINKFLWMVRIGGSTDRGAHIREKDYYAANGEFRVDKEGSPTLLNCLMYKMCYYRFGQMYTEGGKAQGYDRVRAAEIGNKDFELDVLEEAYTTEHWLVRIYKVKDLPNRGV is encoded by the exons ATGACGCTGGACGTGAGCGGCGTCGCCAGGGGACTGCTCACCTGGGACAAGCAGGAGCACCTGATCAAGCTGGCCATTCTCATTCTGGCAGCGGTTCTAT CATTCGCCACACGCTTGTTCTCTGTGCTGCGATTCGAGAGCGTAATCCATGAGTTCGATCCGTACTTCAACTACCGCACCACGCGGTTCCTGGCGGAGCAGGGCTTCTACAAGTTCCACAACTGGTTCGATGACCGCGCTTGGTATCCACTGGGCCGTATCATCGGCGGCACCATCTATCCCGGGCTGATGCTCACCTCGGCGGCCCTGTACCGCCTGATGTGGCTGCTCAACGTGACCATCGACATACGGAACGTGTGCGTCTTCCTGGCGCCCTTCTTCTCCTCGCTGACCACGCTGGTGACCTACGCCCTCACGAAGGAGATACAT AGCACTGGAGCTGGCCTGGTGGCCGCCGCTTTGATATCCATCGTTCCAGGGTATATTTCTCGATCCGTGGCGGGATCGTACGACAATGAAGGCATCGCCATTTTCTGCATGCTCTTCACCTACTATTTGTGGATCAAGGCGGTGAAGACGGGCACGATCTTTTGGTCGGCTATGTCGGCATTGGCCTACTTCTATATGGTCTCCTCGTGGGGTGGCTATGTCTTCCTGATTAACCTAATCCCGCTGCACGTGCTGGCGCTAATGATCACCGGACGTTTCTCGCACAGGATCTACATAGCATACAGCACGCTATACTGCGTGGGCACCATTTTGTCGATGCAGATCTCGTTTGTGGGATTCCAACCCATCCAGAGCTCCGAGCACATGCTG GCACTGGGAACCTTTGGCCTGTGCCAGATTCACGCTTTCGTCGACTACCTGCGCTCGCGCATTCCCAAGGATCACTTCGACCTGCTCTTCAAGACGTTGGTTTCCAGTGTTTTGACTGTGGTGTTCGTCGTGGGCACCCTGCTCACGCTTACCGGGAAAGTATCCCCCTGGACCGGTAGATTTTACTCGCTACTGGATCCATCCTATGCCAAGAATCACATTCCAATCATCGCCTCCGTATCGGAGCACCAGCCTACATCCTGGTCGTCTTTCTATTTTGATCTGCAG ATCCTGGTGTTCCTCTTTCCCGCTGGCCTTTATTTCTGCTTTTCCAAGCTGACGGACTCGAAcatctttattattttgtatggCGTCACCAGTATTTATTTCGCCGGAGTGATGGTGCGTCTGATGCTGGTCCTGGCGCCCGTGATGTGTGTGCTATCCGGAATTGCCATTTCGCATCTGCTGGCCAAGTATATCAAGAGCGTTGATGCCGGAAGCTCGTCGAAGCAGGGAGTGGAAAGCAAGCGGCAGCACAAGAAGCTGGAACAGCAGACGGGAGGCGTGAAGAGCGAGGTGGCCATTGGATTCGTGGGTGTCATCACACTGATGCTCATAGTGTACACGCTGCACTGCACCTGGGTCACCTCGGAGGCCTACTCCTCGCCCAGCATTGTGTTGAGTGCCAGGTCGCACGATGGCGGCCGCATCATTTTCGATGACTTCCGCGAGGCCTACTACTGGCTGCAGATGAACACTCCGGAG GACGCTCGCATAATGTCCTGGTGGGACTACGGCTACCAGATAACGGCCATGGCCAATCGGACGATATTGGTGGATAACAATACTTGGAACAACACACATATATCGCGCGTTGGCCAGGCGATGGCCTCTTCGGAGGAGAAAGCCTACGAGATAATGAGGGAACTGGATGTGGACTACGTTCTCGTGATTTTCGGAGGACTCACTGGCTACTCATCGGACGATATCAACAAGTTCCTGTGGATGGTGCGCATTGGCGGCAGCACGGACCGTGGTGCGCACATCCGCGAAAAGGACTACTACGCGGCCAACGGGGAGTTCCGAGTGGACAAGGAGGGCTCGCCCACTCTGCTCAACTGTTTGATGTACAAGATGTGCTACTATCGCTTCGGGCAAATGTACACGGAAGGTGGCAAAGCCCAGGGCTACGATCGAGTTCGGGCGGCCGAGATCGGCAACAAGGACTTCGAACTGGATGTCCTGGAGGAGGCGTACACCACGGAGCACTGGCTGGTGCGCATCTACAAGGTCAAGGATCTGCCGAATCGTGGCGTCTGA